The following are from one region of the Streptomyces decoyicus genome:
- a CDS encoding protein kinase domain-containing protein, with translation MSQDGAQGQFEGRSVGGGRYQLRDLLGAGGMASVHLAYDSVLDREVAIKTLHTELGREQAFRERFRREAQSVAKLTHTNIVSVYDSGEDELDGGMVPYIVMEYVAGQPLRSDLDTDIAQLGAMPTEKALKITADVLAALEVSHEMGLVHRDIKPGNVMLNKRGVVKVMDFGIARAMQSGVTSMTQTGMVVGTPQYLSPEQALGRGVDARSDLYSVGIMLFELLTGQLPFDADSPLAIAYAHVQEEPPVPSSINSSLPPAVDALVARALKKNPNERFPTSEAMRDECLRIVGSGQSGATPLIIGEGPKARTSGSSVSSAVFPTASGNLHTPAPPSVQQPYQPTQAVGFGPSTPPPPNNAYPTPVPGPIPGPAPFNSGGFQPPPTYTPPPVTASMPSAGGPGPRKSNTAVIVVSAIVGVVVVTAIAIGIGLSAGSGDDNGGDVTPTSAYSDTSSPSPTESVRPEDKSATILTSECTNPTKSYSDKGKILIPSFRFKNLDSVKKCIEAAGWKYKVVGQEDSSIWGKNTVTNQTPAAISWWYPSKSDTIELTVSTGRSG, from the coding sequence ATGAGCCAGGACGGCGCTCAAGGCCAATTCGAGGGCCGTTCGGTCGGCGGAGGACGTTACCAGCTTCGTGATCTTCTGGGCGCCGGTGGCATGGCCTCCGTGCACCTCGCCTACGACAGCGTGCTTGATCGCGAGGTCGCGATCAAGACCCTGCATACCGAGCTCGGTCGCGAGCAGGCCTTCCGTGAGCGCTTCCGCCGCGAGGCCCAGTCCGTGGCGAAACTCACGCACACCAATATCGTCTCGGTCTACGACTCCGGTGAGGACGAGCTCGACGGCGGCATGGTGCCGTACATCGTCATGGAGTACGTCGCGGGCCAGCCACTGCGCTCGGATCTGGACACCGACATTGCGCAACTTGGCGCGATGCCGACGGAAAAAGCCTTGAAGATCACGGCCGATGTGCTGGCCGCGCTCGAGGTCAGCCATGAGATGGGCCTGGTCCACCGCGATATCAAGCCCGGGAACGTCATGCTGAACAAGCGTGGCGTCGTCAAGGTCATGGACTTCGGCATCGCCCGCGCCATGCAGTCCGGTGTGACGTCGATGACGCAGACCGGCATGGTCGTCGGCACTCCGCAGTACCTCTCGCCCGAGCAGGCCCTGGGCCGCGGTGTGGACGCCCGCTCCGACCTCTACTCCGTCGGCATCATGCTCTTCGAGCTGCTCACCGGTCAGCTGCCGTTCGACGCGGACTCCCCGCTCGCCATCGCCTACGCCCATGTCCAGGAAGAGCCCCCGGTCCCGTCGAGCATCAACAGCTCGCTGCCGCCGGCCGTGGACGCGCTGGTGGCCCGGGCGCTGAAGAAGAATCCCAACGAGCGGTTCCCCACCTCCGAGGCGATGCGGGACGAGTGCCTGCGGATCGTCGGGTCCGGGCAGTCCGGTGCGACGCCGCTGATCATCGGCGAGGGCCCCAAGGCACGCACCAGCGGCTCGTCGGTCTCCTCCGCGGTGTTCCCCACCGCCTCCGGCAACCTTCACACCCCGGCCCCGCCGAGCGTGCAGCAGCCGTATCAGCCGACGCAGGCGGTCGGGTTCGGGCCCTCGACGCCCCCGCCGCCGAACAACGCCTACCCGACGCCGGTGCCGGGTCCCATCCCGGGGCCGGCACCGTTCAACTCGGGTGGCTTCCAGCCCCCGCCGACCTACACCCCGCCGCCCGTGACGGCGTCGATGCCGTCGGCCGGTGGCCCCGGCCCGCGGAAGAGCAACACCGCGGTGATCGTCGTCTCGGCGATAGTCGGCGTGGTCGTGGTCACCGCGATCGCGATCGGCATCGGTCTGAGCGCCGGCTCCGGCGACGACAACGGCGGTGATGTCACCCCGACGTCGGCGTACTCCGACACCTCGTCGCCGTCGCCCACCGAGAGCGTCCGGCCCGAGGACAAGTCGGCGACGATCCTGACGTCCGAGTGCACCAACCCCACCAAGAGCTACAGCGACAAGGGCAAGATCCTCATCCCTTCGTTCCGCTTCAAGAACCTCGACTCGGTGAAGAAGTGCATCGAGGCCGCGGGCTGGAAGTACAAGGTCGTGGGGCAGGAGGACAGCTCGATCTGGGGTAAGAACACCGTCACGAACCAGACCCCGGCCGCCATCAGCTGGTGGTACCCGAGCAAGTCCGACACCATCGAGCTGACCGTCTCGACCGGCCGCAGCGGCTGA
- a CDS encoding dihydrolipoamide acetyltransferase family protein → MTASTANAQRFREFKMPDVGEGLTEAEILKWYVKPGDTVTDGQVVCEVETAKAAVELPIPYDGVVHELNFGEGVTVDVGTVIISVDTDPGAGPAAAPAAQQAPQEAAASEAGDAEPQGRQAVLVGYGAAPSSTKRRARKPQAAVPAQPEPVSAALQAELNGRAAPAPTTAPSITPAAPAAAPVTPVANGAGARSAGRPLAKPPVRKLAKDLGIDLAAVAPTGPDGIITREDVHAAAAPAAAPSPAAPAEAAGPVAVPAAAPEPGIVDAAARERRVPVKGVRKATAQAMVQSAFTAPHVTEFITVDVTRTMKLVQELKQDPDMAGLRVNPLLLVAKAFLVAIKRHPEVNASWDEARQEIVYKDYVNLGIAAATPRGLIVPNIKDAGVKTLPRLAAELGELVATAREGKTSPAAMSGGTVTITNVGVFGVDTGTPILNPGESAILAFGAVKLQPWVHKGKVKARQVTTLALSFDHRLIDGELGSKLLADIAAVLERPKRLITWG, encoded by the coding sequence ATGACTGCAAGTACCGCCAATGCTCAGCGCTTCCGCGAGTTCAAGATGCCCGATGTGGGCGAGGGGCTCACCGAGGCCGAGATCCTCAAGTGGTACGTCAAGCCGGGCGACACCGTCACCGACGGCCAGGTCGTCTGTGAGGTCGAGACCGCCAAGGCCGCCGTGGAGCTGCCCATCCCCTACGACGGGGTGGTGCATGAGCTGAACTTCGGCGAGGGCGTCACCGTCGATGTCGGCACCGTCATCATCTCTGTGGACACCGATCCCGGAGCCGGGCCCGCAGCGGCGCCGGCGGCGCAGCAGGCGCCGCAGGAGGCCGCCGCGTCCGAGGCGGGGGACGCCGAGCCGCAGGGCCGGCAGGCGGTGCTGGTCGGCTACGGCGCCGCGCCGTCCTCGACCAAGCGCCGGGCGCGCAAGCCCCAGGCGGCGGTGCCGGCCCAGCCGGAGCCCGTGAGCGCCGCGCTCCAGGCGGAGCTGAACGGGCGGGCCGCCCCCGCACCGACGACTGCCCCGTCGATCACTCCCGCCGCGCCCGCGGCCGCTCCGGTGACTCCGGTCGCGAACGGCGCCGGTGCCAGGTCCGCCGGGCGGCCGCTGGCCAAGCCGCCGGTGCGCAAGCTCGCCAAGGACCTCGGCATCGACCTGGCAGCGGTCGCCCCCACCGGGCCGGACGGCATCATCACCCGCGAGGACGTCCATGCGGCGGCCGCCCCGGCAGCGGCGCCGTCCCCGGCCGCCCCGGCCGAGGCCGCCGGGCCGGTCGCCGTTCCGGCGGCTGCCCCCGAGCCCGGCATCGTCGATGCGGCCGCCCGCGAGCGGCGGGTGCCGGTCAAGGGCGTACGCAAGGCCACCGCGCAGGCGATGGTCCAGAGCGCCTTCACCGCGCCGCACGTCACGGAGTTCATCACCGTCGATGTGACCCGCACGATGAAGCTCGTCCAGGAACTCAAGCAGGACCCGGACATGGCGGGGCTGCGCGTCAACCCGCTGCTGCTCGTCGCCAAGGCCTTCCTGGTCGCCATCAAGCGCCACCCGGAGGTCAATGCGTCCTGGGACGAGGCGCGTCAGGAGATCGTCTACAAGGACTACGTGAACCTCGGGATCGCGGCGGCCACCCCGCGCGGGCTGATCGTCCCGAACATCAAGGACGCCGGAGTCAAGACGCTCCCCCGACTCGCCGCGGAACTGGGCGAGCTGGTCGCCACCGCACGCGAGGGCAAGACCTCCCCCGCCGCGATGAGCGGCGGCACGGTCACCATCACCAACGTCGGCGTCTTCGGCGTCGACACCGGTACGCCGATCCTCAACCCGGGGGAGTCGGCAATCCTCGCCTTCGGGGCGGTCAAGCTCCAGCCGTGGGTCCACAAGGGCAAGGTGAAGGCGCGCCAGGTGACCACCCTCGCGCTGTCCTTCGACCACCGGCTCATCGACGGCGAGCTGGGCTCCAAGCTGCTCGCGGACATCGCGGCCGTGCTGGAACGGCCCAAGCGTCTGATCACCTGGGGATGA
- a CDS encoding chromosomal replication initiator protein DnaA: MVAPGFRSRIATGLLVAAVVLPVPIGAASAAAADRRATPVDRPPQLARPGDQPEDYVQEDTGPGDYDFDGYGSDDYGADPRSGDGRGAGARRGHHGHPGHPGAPGHLPELPPRFPGLPDAVPGFPHRPPHHHFGGLRGPGRWHHRPLHPFDPSFIGPDAPRYPFPGRDDDVYYPSPGHHGPSAGASAPDADRAHPRPGRRAPSPKHHKPSAPPPHASEGTPARPSPSHRFHAADRLIQHPYEALPPLPSPAVPQEEARSAPDSTDGESAATASPYAMEGPGAPVERVLPMGAGLALTGLGLAFFALRLRRS, translated from the coding sequence GTGGTCGCTCCAGGTTTCCGTTCGCGCATTGCCACCGGTCTGTTGGTGGCCGCCGTCGTGCTGCCCGTACCGATAGGAGCCGCCTCCGCAGCGGCTGCGGATCGGCGGGCCACACCGGTCGACCGCCCCCCGCAGCTCGCCCGCCCGGGCGATCAGCCCGAGGACTATGTGCAGGAAGACACCGGGCCCGGCGACTACGACTTCGACGGCTACGGGTCCGACGACTATGGGGCAGACCCCCGCTCGGGCGACGGGCGGGGTGCCGGAGCGCGCCGCGGCCACCACGGTCACCCCGGCCATCCGGGTGCCCCGGGGCACCTCCCGGAGCTGCCGCCCCGCTTCCCCGGCCTGCCGGACGCCGTTCCGGGCTTCCCGCACCGGCCTCCGCACCACCACTTCGGCGGGCTTCGTGGGCCCGGGCGGTGGCACCACCGCCCGCTTCACCCGTTCGACCCTTCCTTCATCGGGCCGGACGCGCCCCGGTACCCCTTCCCGGGTCGCGACGACGACGTGTACTACCCGAGTCCGGGTCACCATGGGCCGTCCGCCGGGGCGAGCGCTCCCGACGCCGACCGTGCGCACCCCCGGCCTGGCCGGCGTGCCCCGTCACCGAAGCACCACAAGCCCTCGGCGCCCCCACCCCACGCGAGCGAGGGGACCCCGGCACGGCCGTCCCCCTCGCACCGCTTCCATGCCGCGGACCGGCTCATCCAGCACCCCTACGAGGCATTGCCGCCGCTCCCGAGCCCTGCCGTCCCGCAGGAGGAGGCGCGCTCTGCACCGGACAGCACGGATGGCGAATCGGCCGCCACGGCGAGTCCCTATGCCATGGAAGGCCCGGGCGCACCGGTCGAGCGGGTCCTTCCGATGGGCGCCGGCCTTGCTCTGACAGGTCTGGGGCTGGCCTTCTTCGCCCTGCGGCTGCGTCGGAGCTGA
- the pdhA gene encoding pyruvate dehydrogenase (acetyl-transferring) E1 component subunit alpha, with protein sequence MTVEGTAQRKNARGSSKRTTAKKATSAKKASPAKTRNSGGPEAEQNQLVQLLTPEGKRVEHPDYSIDLSADELRGLYRDMVLTRKFDAEATTLQRQGELGLWASLLGQEAAQIGSGRALRDDDYVFPTYREHGVAWCRGVDPTNLLGMFRGVNHGGWDPNSNNFHLYTIVIGSQTLHATGYAMGVQKDGADSAVIAYFGDGASSQGDVAESFTFSAVYNAPVVFFCQNNQWAISEPTEKQTRVPLYQRARGYGFPGVRVDGNDVLACLAVTKAALERARTGQGPMLIEAFTYRMGAHTTSDDPTKYRADEERAAWEAKDPILRLRTYLEAEGLVDEAYLASIDEESEALGKRVRDAVRAMPDPDDMAIFENVYADGHALVDEERAQFAAYQASFADADAVAEGN encoded by the coding sequence GTGACCGTGGAAGGCACTGCGCAGCGGAAAAACGCCCGCGGCAGCAGCAAGCGCACCACCGCCAAAAAGGCGACGTCGGCCAAGAAGGCGTCCCCGGCCAAGACCCGGAACTCCGGTGGGCCCGAGGCGGAGCAGAACCAGCTCGTACAACTGCTGACCCCCGAAGGCAAGCGGGTCGAGCACCCGGATTACTCGATCGATCTTTCCGCCGACGAGCTGCGCGGGCTCTACCGCGACATGGTGCTGACGCGGAAGTTCGATGCCGAGGCGACCACTCTCCAGCGCCAGGGCGAACTGGGCCTGTGGGCTTCGCTGCTGGGCCAGGAGGCCGCCCAGATCGGCTCCGGCCGTGCGCTGCGCGACGACGACTATGTCTTCCCGACCTACCGTGAGCACGGTGTGGCGTGGTGTCGTGGCGTCGACCCGACGAATCTGCTGGGCATGTTCCGCGGTGTCAATCACGGCGGCTGGGACCCCAACAGCAACAACTTCCACCTCTACACGATCGTCATCGGTTCGCAGACACTGCATGCGACCGGCTATGCGATGGGAGTGCAGAAGGACGGCGCGGATTCCGCGGTCATCGCCTATTTCGGTGACGGCGCCTCCAGCCAGGGAGATGTCGCGGAATCCTTCACCTTCTCCGCGGTCTACAACGCCCCGGTCGTGTTCTTCTGCCAGAACAACCAATGGGCGATTTCCGAACCCACCGAGAAGCAGACCCGGGTGCCGCTCTACCAGCGCGCCCGCGGTTACGGATTCCCCGGTGTACGGGTCGACGGCAATGACGTACTGGCCTGTCTGGCGGTGACCAAGGCGGCGCTGGAGCGGGCGCGCACCGGCCAGGGCCCGATGCTCATCGAGGCGTTCACCTACCGCATGGGCGCGCACACCACCTCCGACGACCCGACGAAGTACCGGGCGGACGAGGAGCGGGCGGCCTGGGAGGCCAAGGACCCGATCCTGCGGCTGCGGACGTATCTGGAGGCCGAGGGCCTGGTCGACGAGGCGTATCTCGCCTCGATCGACGAGGAGAGCGAGGCGCTGGGCAAGCGGGTCCGCGACGCCGTTCGTGCCATGCCCGACCCGGACGACATGGCGATCTTCGAGAATGTCTATGCCGACGGGCATGCGCTCGTCGATGAGGAGCGCGCGCAGTTCGCCGCGTACCAGGCGTCGTTCGCCGACGCCGATGCCGTCGCGGAGGGGAACTGA
- a CDS encoding protein kinase domain-containing protein: MAPTQSPQGPSDPDATGSNIPDAPEMWGNGGLVGDGRYRLTHRLGRGGMAEVFAAEDVRLGRTVAVKLLRADLAEDPVSKARFTREAQSVAGLNHHAVVAVYDSGEDLVGGNTVPYIVMELVEGHTIRDLLLNADAPPPDQALIIVSGVLEALAYSHQHGIVHRDIKPANVIITNSGAVKVMDFGIARALHGAASTMTQTGMVMGTPQYLSPEQALGKTVDTRSDLYATGCLLYELLTLRPPFTGETPLSVVYQHVQDMPVAPSEVANAVPPELDGLVMRSLAKDPDDRFQSAEEMRGLVQYSLQMLHEQGGHTGTWNTGPVALHEGGHTPMGTAATTALPHSDAGRTTAQPILTPGMRDDDGGFDGGPRPGKGGRGKIWLIAALAVIAIAMGVAYAIQNTEGQGKKHETPTSQSPKPTKDDKASESPSEEPSTPETDPGDTGEDDSTYSQPPPEQPSTPETSEPPTSEPPTSEPPTSEPPTDDTGGTTDGGPTDGGTDDGGAANGGAADGGTSTGTDSGATAGSGADSGTSLGTTG; encoded by the coding sequence ATGGCACCGACGCAGAGCCCACAGGGCCCGTCCGATCCTGACGCCACCGGCTCCAATATCCCCGACGCACCGGAGATGTGGGGCAATGGCGGGCTGGTCGGCGATGGCCGCTACCGGCTCACGCATCGGCTCGGCCGCGGTGGCATGGCGGAGGTGTTCGCGGCCGAGGACGTACGTCTCGGCCGGACCGTCGCCGTGAAGCTGCTGCGCGCCGACCTGGCCGAGGACCCGGTGTCCAAGGCCCGCTTCACGCGTGAGGCACAGTCCGTGGCCGGGCTGAACCACCACGCGGTGGTGGCGGTCTACGACTCCGGCGAGGACCTGGTCGGCGGCAACACCGTGCCGTACATCGTGATGGAGCTGGTCGAGGGCCACACCATCCGCGATCTGCTGCTCAACGCCGATGCCCCGCCGCCGGACCAGGCGCTGATCATCGTCTCCGGTGTGCTGGAGGCGCTGGCCTACAGCCACCAGCACGGCATCGTGCACCGTGACATCAAGCCCGCGAACGTGATCATCACGAACAGCGGCGCCGTCAAGGTCATGGACTTCGGCATCGCCCGTGCCCTGCACGGCGCCGCGTCCACCATGACCCAGACCGGCATGGTCATGGGCACCCCCCAGTACCTCTCCCCGGAGCAGGCGCTCGGCAAGACCGTCGACACCCGCTCCGACCTCTACGCCACCGGCTGTCTGCTCTACGAACTCCTCACGCTGCGGCCGCCGTTCACCGGCGAGACCCCGCTGTCGGTCGTCTACCAGCACGTCCAGGACATGCCGGTGGCGCCGTCCGAGGTCGCCAACGCGGTGCCGCCGGAGCTGGACGGCCTGGTCATGCGGTCGCTGGCCAAGGACCCCGACGACCGGTTCCAGTCCGCCGAGGAGATGCGCGGCCTGGTCCAGTACTCGCTCCAGATGCTGCACGAGCAGGGCGGTCACACCGGCACCTGGAACACCGGCCCGGTCGCCCTGCACGAGGGCGGTCACACGCCCATGGGCACGGCGGCCACCACCGCGCTGCCGCACTCCGACGCCGGCCGCACCACGGCGCAGCCGATTCTGACCCCCGGAATGCGGGATGACGACGGCGGCTTCGACGGCGGTCCCCGGCCGGGCAAGGGTGGCCGCGGCAAGATCTGGCTGATCGCGGCGCTCGCGGTGATCGCGATCGCCATGGGTGTGGCCTACGCGATACAGAACACCGAGGGCCAGGGCAAAAAGCACGAGACCCCCACGTCGCAGTCGCCGAAGCCGACGAAGGACGACAAGGCGAGCGAGTCGCCTTCGGAGGAGCCCAGCACCCCGGAGACCGACCCCGGCGACACGGGCGAGGACGACAGCACGTACAGCCAGCCGCCGCCTGAGCAGCCCAGTACGCCCGAGACGTCCGAGCCGCCCACCTCGGAGCCGCCGACGTCCGAGCCGCCGACGTCCGAGCCGCCCACCGACGACACCGGTGGCACGACCGACGGTGGTCCCACGGACGGTGGCACCGATGACGGGGGCGCCGCGAACGGTGGCGCCGCCGACGGCGGGACGTCCACCGGCACGGACAGCGGGGCCACCGCCGGCAGCGGCGCGGACTCCGGCACCTCGCTCGGTACGACCGGCTGA
- a CDS encoding alpha-ketoacid dehydrogenase subunit beta: MAVFEKITIAKAINESLRASMEADPKVLVMGEDVGKLGGVFRVTDGLQKDFGEERVIDTPLAESGIVGTAIGMALRGYRPVVEIQFDGFVFPAYDQIVTQLAKMHARALGKVKVPVVIRIPYAGGIGAVEHHSESPEALFAHVAGLKIVSPSNSSDAYWMLQQAIAGDDPVIYFEPKRRYHDKSRLDTESIPDPLHKARIARTGSDLTLAAYGPMVKVCQDVANVAAEEGKSLEVVDLRSLSPIDFDTVQSSVQKTGRLVVVHEAPVFFGAGAEIAARITERCFYHLEAPVLRVGGFHSPYPPSRLEDEYLPGLDRVLDAVDRALAY, translated from the coding sequence ATGGCCGTCTTCGAGAAGATCACCATTGCCAAGGCGATCAACGAGTCGCTGCGTGCCTCCATGGAGGCCGACCCCAAGGTCCTCGTCATGGGCGAGGACGTCGGCAAGCTCGGCGGCGTCTTCCGTGTCACCGACGGCCTGCAGAAGGACTTCGGCGAGGAGCGGGTGATCGACACCCCGCTGGCCGAGTCCGGCATCGTCGGCACCGCGATCGGTATGGCGCTGCGCGGCTACCGCCCGGTCGTCGAGATCCAGTTCGACGGCTTCGTCTTCCCCGCCTACGACCAGATCGTCACCCAGCTCGCGAAGATGCACGCCCGTGCGCTGGGCAAGGTCAAGGTGCCGGTCGTCATCCGCATCCCGTACGCGGGTGGCATCGGCGCGGTCGAGCACCACTCCGAGTCCCCCGAGGCGCTGTTCGCGCATGTCGCGGGCCTCAAGATCGTCTCTCCCTCGAACTCCTCCGACGCCTACTGGATGCTCCAGCAGGCCATCGCGGGTGACGACCCGGTCATCTACTTCGAGCCCAAGCGCCGCTACCACGACAAGTCGCGGCTGGACACCGAGTCGATCCCCGACCCGCTGCACAAGGCCCGGATCGCCCGGACCGGCTCCGACCTCACGCTGGCCGCCTACGGCCCGATGGTCAAGGTCTGCCAGGACGTCGCCAATGTCGCGGCCGAGGAGGGCAAGTCGCTCGAGGTCGTCGACCTGCGCTCGCTCTCCCCGATCGACTTCGACACCGTGCAGTCGTCGGTGCAGAAGACCGGCCGGCTGGTCGTCGTCCACGAGGCCCCGGTCTTCTTCGGTGCGGGTGCGGAGATCGCCGCCCGGATCACCGAGCGGTGCTTCTACCACCTGGAGGCCCCGGTCCTGCGGGTCGGCGGTTTCCACTCCCCGTATCCGCCCTCCCGTCTGGAGGACGAGTACCTTCCGGGGCTGGACCGGGTGCTCGACGCCGTCGACCGTGCGTTGGCGTACTGA
- a CDS encoding response regulator: MREDGKITVFLLDDHEVVRRGVHEMLSVEDDIEVIGEAGTAADALVRIPATRPDVAVLDVRLPDGSGVEVCREIRSQDEDIKCLMLTSFADDEALFDAIMAGAAGYVLKAIRGNELLSAVRDVAAGKSLLDPVATARVLERLRDGNAPKGDDRLASLTDQERRILDLIGEGLTNRVIGERLHLAEKTIKNYVSSLLSKLGMERRSQAAAYVARMQAERH; the protein is encoded by the coding sequence GTGCGCGAAGACGGAAAAATCACGGTATTCCTGCTCGATGACCACGAAGTTGTCCGGCGTGGCGTTCACGAAATGTTGTCGGTCGAGGACGACATCGAGGTGATCGGCGAGGCGGGTACCGCGGCAGATGCCCTGGTCAGGATCCCGGCGACGCGTCCCGACGTCGCGGTGCTCGACGTCCGGCTGCCGGATGGGAGCGGTGTCGAGGTCTGCCGCGAGATCCGTTCGCAGGACGAGGACATCAAATGCCTGATGCTCACCTCGTTCGCGGATGACGAGGCCCTTTTCGATGCGATCATGGCCGGTGCGGCCGGGTATGTCCTCAAGGCCATTCGGGGTAACGAGCTGCTCTCCGCGGTTCGCGACGTGGCGGCCGGCAAGTCGCTGCTCGACCCCGTGGCCACCGCCCGGGTGCTGGAGCGGCTGCGCGACGGCAACGCCCCGAAGGGCGACGACCGGCTGGCGAGCCTCACCGACCAGGAGCGCAGGATCCTCGATCTGATCGGCGAGGGGCTGACCAATCGCGTCATCGGCGAACGGCTCCATCTCGCCGAGAAAACGATCAAGAATTATGTCTCCAGCCTGCTGTCCAAGCTCGGCATGGAGCGCCGTTCCCAGGCCGCCGCGTATGTCGCGCGGATGCAGGCGGAACGCCACTGA
- a CDS encoding phosphotransferase, giving the protein MLRSSVVRTAATPDRDTLGSLLRHYTGAGAPLSCEPVAEGLLNHGYFLATTRGRYFLKHHLDGDRAALTRQHRAGRRLAALGLPVAPPVADADGRTVTVLDGRCYALHPWVEGHHLGGAALTRGQSWQLGALLGLVHTALEQVMADEPHPPRPPCADAAADPERTFEMIDELLALARGARPRTSFDELAEHRLLERRALLAQHAHHRPAPGAEPPAGWVHGDFHPLNVLYRDAEPTAIVDWDRLGVQPRAEEAVRAAAIFFVRPCGTLDLAKVAAYAGAYRRACGAGAEELAAAVHRVWWERLNDFWMLTWRYQLGDRRTDPQFPAAAALAVWWTREYRAVRNAFTR; this is encoded by the coding sequence GTGCTGCGCTCATCTGTAGTCCGGACGGCGGCGACGCCCGACAGAGACACTCTCGGATCCCTGCTCCGCCACTACACCGGCGCCGGCGCGCCGCTGTCCTGCGAACCCGTCGCCGAGGGCCTGCTCAACCACGGCTACTTCCTCGCCACCACGCGCGGCCGCTACTTCCTCAAACACCACCTCGACGGCGACCGCGCCGCCCTCACCCGCCAGCACCGCGCCGGCCGCCGGCTCGCCGCGCTCGGCCTGCCGGTCGCCCCGCCCGTCGCCGACGCGGACGGCCGGACCGTCACCGTCCTCGACGGCCGCTGCTACGCCCTGCACCCCTGGGTCGAAGGCCACCACCTGGGCGGCGCCGCACTGACCCGCGGCCAGTCCTGGCAGCTCGGCGCCCTGCTCGGGCTCGTGCACACCGCACTGGAGCAGGTCATGGCCGACGAGCCGCATCCGCCCCGGCCGCCGTGCGCGGACGCCGCCGCCGACCCCGAGCGGACCTTCGAGATGATCGACGAACTGCTGGCGCTGGCCCGCGGCGCCCGCCCGCGCACCAGCTTCGACGAACTCGCCGAACACCGTCTGCTGGAGCGCCGGGCCCTGCTGGCGCAGCATGCGCACCATCGCCCCGCCCCGGGTGCGGAACCCCCGGCGGGCTGGGTGCACGGCGACTTCCACCCGCTGAATGTGCTCTACCGCGACGCGGAGCCGACCGCGATCGTCGACTGGGACCGGCTGGGCGTCCAGCCCCGCGCCGAGGAGGCGGTACGCGCCGCCGCGATCTTCTTCGTCCGCCCCTGCGGCACGCTGGACCTGGCGAAGGTGGCGGCGTACGCGGGCGCCTACCGCAGGGCCTGCGGAGCCGGGGCCGAGGAGCTCGCGGCAGCCGTCCACCGGGTGTGGTGGGAGCGGCTGAACGACTTCTGGATGCTCACCTGGCGCTACCAGCTGGGCGACCGCCGCACCGATCCACAGTTCCCGGCGGCGGCCGCACTGGCCGTGTGGTGGACCCGCGAGTACCGGGCCGTACGGAACGCCTTCACCCGCTGA
- a CDS encoding pyridoxamine 5'-phosphate oxidase family protein, with protein MPTDNYRAIELLSRTPYGRVSASRRALPFTTVTRHLILDGRLMLRLHRGYDYHQALDGSVVAYEADNVNSGEHDTWSVQFTGTARVVEPSPAERELFGRTPRLADGVPFDPVFLRIEPEFVTLHYLTDVPVFRYVHSA; from the coding sequence ATGCCCACCGACAACTACCGTGCCATCGAGCTGCTGAGCCGCACGCCCTACGGGCGCGTCTCGGCCAGTCGGCGGGCGCTGCCCTTCACCACCGTCACCCGCCATCTCATCCTGGACGGGCGGCTGATGCTGCGGCTGCACCGCGGCTACGACTACCACCAGGCCCTGGACGGCAGCGTGGTCGCCTACGAGGCCGACAACGTCAACAGCGGTGAGCACGACACATGGTCGGTGCAGTTCACCGGCACCGCCCGGGTCGTCGAGCCCAGCCCGGCCGAGCGCGAGCTCTTCGGCCGCACACCCCGGCTGGCCGACGGGGTCCCCTTCGACCCGGTTTTCCTGCGCATCGAGCCCGAGTTCGTGACCCTGCACTACCTCACCGATGTGCCGGTCTTCCGCTATGTGCACTCTGCGTGA
- a CDS encoding bacterial proteasome activator family protein translates to MDMPMNERSQENSHVLVVGPDGMALGSTGSGGGDDGNESRETPVTDMVEQPAKVMRIGSMIKQLLEEVKSAPLDEASRVRLKEIHASSVKELEDGLAPELVEELERLSLPFTDESVPTDAELRIAQAQLVGWLEGLFHGIQTALFAQQMAARAQLESMRRALPPGAVPMEAEEGHPGQGGARSGPYL, encoded by the coding sequence ATGGATATGCCGATGAATGAACGGTCGCAGGAGAATTCGCACGTCCTGGTCGTCGGCCCGGACGGCATGGCACTCGGCAGCACCGGCTCCGGTGGCGGGGACGACGGCAACGAGTCCCGCGAGACCCCCGTGACGGACATGGTCGAACAGCCTGCGAAGGTCATGCGCATCGGCAGCATGATCAAGCAGCTGCTGGAGGAGGTGAAGTCCGCTCCTCTGGACGAGGCGAGCCGGGTCCGGCTCAAGGAGATCCACGCCAGCTCGGTCAAGGAGCTGGAGGACGGGCTGGCGCCCGAGCTGGTCGAGGAGCTGGAGCGGCTGTCGCTGCCGTTCACCGATGAATCGGTGCCGACGGATGCGGAGTTGCGGATCGCCCAGGCCCAGCTGGTGGGCTGGCTGGAGGGCCTCTTCCACGGCATCCAGACCGCACTGTTCGCCCAGCAGATGGCCGCCCGCGCCCAGCTGGAGTCGATGCGCCGTGCCCTTCCGCCCGGCGCCGTTCCGATGGAGGCCGAGGAAGGCCACCCCGGTCAGGGCGGCGCCCGCTCGGGCCCGTACCTCTAG